The genomic region ATGATAAAAGGATTTCTAGCAGAGCACAAATTAACAAGTTAATTAATTGCAGTTAGAAGATGAAAGCATATGCAATTGCACTAATAGTATGTGGCTCTGTGGCAGCAGctctagttttaattttttgttgtttttgcaAAAGTGgcagaaagaaaaagagttaccCTGTGAGTACGCGGAATGTTACTGGTGGTTCTCCGGCTCCTCCTCCTCCTCAGCCTTTACAAGTGAACCGCGATGTTGAGAAGGGAGAAATTAAAGCCAAGAGCAACACAGCAATAAGAGATGGTGGAATGGTTGTTCTAGGTGCTGCTGCTGCAACAGCTGCCACGGCGGCCGTTGTTACTAGTGCTTACAGTGGAGGaggtggttgtggtggtggtggtggtggtggtggtggtgatggagGGGGAGCCAGTGGTGGCTGTGGCGGTGGCGGTTGTGGGGGTGGTGGCTGTGGAGGGGGTGGATGTGGAGGCTGTGGAGGTTAAGCATGCAGAGCGGGGTGTGCAGGCAGGTTACAACACCGGGTTCATGACTTctgaaatttcaataataaaaatggGGATACGCTTCAGGTTAAAAAGGAATAAATACTCTTCTTTGTATGTTTTCTGCAGTGGCTACTATGTTTTATAAGGATATGTCTGTACATAATT from Capsicum annuum cultivar UCD-10X-F1 unplaced genomic scaffold, UCD10Xv1.1 ctg50236, whole genome shotgun sequence harbors:
- the LOC124892740 gene encoding keratin, type II cytoskeletal 1-like, coding for MKAYAIALIVCGSVAAALVLIFCCFCKSGRKKKSYPVSTRNVTGGSPAPPPPQPLQVNRDVEKGEIKAKSNTAIRDGGMVVLGAAAATAATAAVVTSAYSGGGGCGGGGGGGGGDGGGASGGCGGGGCGGGGCGGGGCGGCGG